A genomic region of Pyrus communis chromosome 14, drPyrComm1.1, whole genome shotgun sequence contains the following coding sequences:
- the LOC137714969 gene encoding probable calcium-binding protein CML21, translating to MGGVVGKSESSRKFSIHETKLEAKMVEAMQRRAAKGSVMKSFNSLILKFPKIDESLRNCKAIFEQFDEDSNGMIDQEEMKKCFSKLEVSFTDEEIIDLFEACDINEDMGIKFNEFIVLICLVHLLKDDNKAVHTKLQLGMPELEATFETLVDAFVFLDKNKDGYVSKSEMVEAINETTTGERSSGRIAMKRFEEMDWDKNGMVNFKEFLFAFTRWIGIDDLEDEDED from the exons ATGGGGGGCGTAGTGGGAAAGAGCGAAAGTTCTAGGAAGTTTTCGATACATGAAACGAAGCTAGAGGCGAAGATGGTTGAAGCTATGCAGCGCAGAGCAGCGAAAGGAAGTGTTATGAAATCATTTAACAGCCTCATCTTGAAGTTCCCAAAGATCGACGAGAGCTTAAGAAATTGCAAGGCTATTTTCGAGCAATTTG ATGAGGATTCGAATGGTATGATCGATCaagaagagatgaaaaaatgTTTCTCTAAACTGGAAGTCTCTTTTACAGACGAGGAGATCATTGATCTCTTTGAGGCATGCGATATTAACGAGGATATGGGAATCAAGTTTAACGAGTTCATCGTTCTTATTTGCCTCGTTCATCTTCTTAAGGATGATAACAAAGCCGTTCACACA AAATTGCAACTGGGGATGCCGGAACTGGAGGCCACGTTTGAAACACTGGTAGACGCGTTTGTGTTCTTGGACAAGAACAAGGATGGTTATGTCAGCAAGAGTGAAATGGTCGAGGCCATCAACGAAACTACAACAGGAGAACGTTCCTCCGGCCGCATAGCCATGAAAAGATTTG AAGAGATGGACTGGGATAAAAACGGAATGGTGAACTTCAAGGAGTTTCTGTTTGCGTTTACTCGATGGATTGGAATCGACGATCTTGAGGACGAGGATGAAGACTGA